Proteins from a genomic interval of Arachis hypogaea cultivar Tifrunner chromosome 10, arahy.Tifrunner.gnm2.J5K5, whole genome shotgun sequence:
- the LOC112714775 gene encoding heat shock 70 kDa protein, mitochondrial yields MAAAAVLRSLRRRDAASTSLSAFRSLAGGAKPAYVAHKWSSLCRPFSSRPAGNDVIGIDLGTTNSCVSVMEGKNPKVIENSEGARTTPSVIAFNQKGELLVGTPAKRQAVTNPTNTLFGTKRLIGRRFDDPQTQKEMKMVPYKIVKAPNGDAWVEANGQQYSPSQIGAFVLTKMKETAEAYLGKTVSKAVVTVPAYFNDAQRQATKDAGRISGLDVQRIINEPTAAALSYGMNNKEGLIAVFDLGGGTFDVSILEISNGVFEVKATNGDTFLGGEDFDNALLDFLVSEFKRTDNIDLSKDRLALQRLREAAEKAKIELSSTSQTEINLPFITADASGAKHLNITLTRSKFEALVNHLIERTKAPCKSCLKDANISIKDVDEVLLVGGMTRVPKVQEVVSAIFGKSPSKGVNPDEAVAMGAAIQGGILRGDVKELLLLDVTPLSLGIETLGGIFTRLINRNTTIPTKKSQVFSTAADNQTQVGIKVLQGEREMAADNKMLGEFELVGIPPAPRGLPQIEVTFDIDANGIVTVSAKDKSTGKEQQITIRSSGGLSDDEIEKMVKEAELHAQRDQERKALIDIRNSADTTIYSIEKSLGEYREKIPSEVAKEIEDAVSDLRKAMSGDNVDEIKAKLDAANKAVSKIGEHMSGGSSGSSSAGGSQGGEQAPEAEYEEVKK; encoded by the exons ATGGCTGCCGCCGCCGTCCTCCGTTCCCTCCGCCGCCGCGACGCCGCATCTACCTCTTTGTCCGCCTTTCGCTCG TTGGCGGGCGGCGCTAAGCCAGCATATGTAGCTCATAAGTGGTCAAGCTTGTGTCGACCTTTCAG TTCTAGGCCTGCTGGAAATGACGTCATCGGTATCGATTTGGGTACAACCAATTCGTGTGTTTCTGTTATGGAAGGAAAG AACCCAAAAGTTATTGAAAATTCCGAAGGTGCTCGAACAACACCATCCGTGATTGCTTTCAACCAGAAAGGGGAGTTGCTTGTAGGTACACCTGCAAAGCGTCAGGCAGTAACCAACCCGACAAACACACTTTTTGGTACCAAGCGGTTGATTGGTAGGCGCTTTGACGATCCTCAAACACAGAAGGAGATGAAAATGGTTCCCTACAAGATTGTTAAGGCCCCAAATGGAGATGCATGGGTTGAGGCCAATGGGCAGCAGTATTCCCCCAGCCAAATTGGTGCCTTTGTTCTCACCAAGATGAAGGAAACAGCAGAAGCTTATCTTGGGAAGACAGTTTCCAAGGCTGTAGTTACTGTACCAGCTTACTTCAATGACGCTCAGAGGCAGGCAACAAAAGATGCTGGTAGAATTTCAGGTCTTGATGTGCAGAGAATTATCAATGAGCCCACTGCTGCAGCACTTTCATATGGAATGAACAACAAAGAGGGTCTCATTGCAGTTTTTGACCTTGGAGGTGGAACATTTGATGTCTCCATCTTAGAAATTTCGAATGGTGTTTTTGAG GTGAAAGCAACAAATGGTGACACATTCTTGGGTGGAGAGGATTTTGACAATGCATTACTGGACTTCCTGGTAAGCGAGTTTAAGAGGACTGACAATATTGACCTTTCAAAGGACAGGCTTGCCTTGCAGAGACTTCGTGAAGCTGCTGAGAAAGCTAAGATAGAACTGTCTTCAACATCTCAAACAGAAATAAATCTTCCTTTCATCACCGCAGATGCATCTGGTGCTAAGCATCTGAACATCACATTGACCAGATCCAAGTTTGAGGCTTTGGTGAATCACTTGATTGAAAGGACTAAGGCACCATGCAAGAGTTGCCTGAAGGATGCCAATATATCTATCAAGGATGTCGACGAGGTTCTTCTTGTTGGAGGGATGACCCGTGTGCCTAAAGTCCAAGAAGTGGTTTCAGCTATCTTCGGAAAGTCTCCAAGCAAAGGAGTAAATCCTGATGAGGCAGTTGCCATGGGAGCGGCAATCCAGGGTGGTATCCTACGTGGAGATGTTAAAGAGCTGCTGTTACTTGATGTTACACCACTTTCTTTGGGTATTGAGACTTTGGGTGGCATATTTACCAGGTTGATTAACCGCAACACTACTATCCCAACAAAAAAGAGTCAG GTGTTTTCAACAGCAGCTGACAACCAAACACAGGTGGGTATCAAGGTGCTGCAAGGTGAGAGGGAAATGGCCGCAGACAACAAAATGCTTGGAGAATTTGAGCTTGTCGGCATTCCTCCTGCTCCCAGGGGTTTGCCTCAGATCGAGGTTACATTTGACATTGATGCCAATGGAATTGTTACCGTCTCTGCCAAAGACAAGTCAACTGGTAAGGAACAACAAATCACAATCCGATCATCCGGTGGACTCTCAGATGATGAGATTGAGAAGATGGTTAAAGAAGCGGAATTGCATGCTCAGAGAGACCAAGAAAGAAAGGCTCTCATTGACATCAGAAACAGCGCTGATACTACCATCTACAGCATTGAGAAGAGTTTAGGGGAATACAGGGAAAAGATTCCCAGTGAAGTGGCCAAGGAAATTGAGGACGCAGTTTCAGATCTAAGAAAGGCAATGTCAGGAGACAATGTTGATGAGATTAAGGCAAAGCTTGATGCCGCAAACAAGGCGGTCTCCAAGATTGGTGAGCACATGTCAGGTGGGTCAAGTGGCAGCTCATCTGCTGGAGGTTCTCAGGGTGGTGAGCAGGCTCCCGAGGCAGAATACGAGGAGGTGAAAAAGTGA